The DNA region GCCAGGTCCAGGGTTGCCATGGGCTGGCGGTGGATCTCCCGCAGGTCGTACAGGACCTCTTGGGAAAAGGCCAGCTGACCGTCGATCTTTTACCGGACATGGACCCAGATGTTCTTGCTGATCACATCCCCGATGTGTTCCAGGTCGTTGACCACATATAAGAGTTTGATCCCCCTATTCGACTGGTCTCCCGAAAGCTCCTGCTGGGCGATCTTGGCCACATAAGGCGTGATGGCCTCCTCCAGCAGGTCCACCTTGTCGTCTTCGTCAACCAGCTGCTGCTGCAGCAGGCTGTCGTTCTTCTCCAGGGCTTCCATGGAACGGCCCAGCATTCCCTTGACTATGTCGGCCATTCGTAATATCTCCTGGGAGACCTGTCCGATGGCCAGGGACGGGGTTTCCAGCACCCTTTCATCCAGGTACTTCGGCCCGAAGGCTTTTTGGCGGTCCAGCTGATCGGGGACGATCCGCCGCAGAAGTTTTTCGTAAGGAACCAGGAAGGGCAGAAAGATCAAAGCCGCCGCCAGGTTGAACAGGGTGTGGGCGTTGGCGATCTGCCGGGCCGTCTCCCCCCCCATCCGGACCACCAGGGCGGTGAAGGGGTTTATCAGGATCAGGGCCAGCAGCCCGGCCCCCACCTTGAAGATGGTGTGGCCCCAGGCCACCAGCACCGCCTCCTTGGTCTGGCCCCAGGCGGCGACCAGGGCGCTGCCGCAGGTGCCGATGTTGGCCCCGATGATCACCGGGATGGCGGCCGGAAGCGGGATCAGGCCCTGAAAGGCCAGGGTCAAGAGTATTCCGATGGTGGCGGCGCTGGAGTGGACCAGCAGGGTGAAGGCCGTGCCTATCAGCACCCCCAGCAGCGGGTTTCCGTCCAGGTGCAGGAACATCTGGGTGAACCAGGGCAAAACTTTCAGCGGGGCGATGGCCTCGGAGGTCAGCTTCAGCCCGAAGAATATCAGCCCGGCCCCGAACATTATCTGGGGGTAATAGCGCCAGGCCTTTTTGCCGGCGATGGTCATCAGCAAAAACCCCAACGCCACCAGGATCAGGGAATAGTCCGAAAGCTTGAAGGCTATCAGTTGGACGGTGACGGTGGTGCCGATGTCGGCCCCCAGGATCACCCCCAGCACCTGGCGCAGGCCGATCAGCCCGGCGTTGGTCAGCGAGACCAGCATCACGGTGGTGGCGGTGGACGACTGGATGATCACCGTCACCAGGGCCCCCACCCCCATCCCCATCAGGCTGTTATCGGTCAGGCTCCACAGCATCTGCTTTAATTTGACCCCGGCCGCCTTCTGCAGGCCCCGGGAACTGAAGCGCAGGCCGAACAGGAACAGGGCCACTCCACCCAAAGAACCAAGCAGGGCAAACAGCCACCAGTGGGGCAGAAAAGAGTGCAAAGTAAAGGTCACCCTCTGCTCCGGACCGGCGGCCAGCCAGGCGTTGATGTAGACCGGCTGGGGTCCGGTATTGGAGGTCGCCCGGCACCGGGCATATCCCTGGACATCGGTAATGGCCTGGGCGCTGTCCAGCCGGGCCGCCTGGCCCCCGGCCACATCGAACAGAACTTTGACCCCGGACAGCGGTTCCCCTTTGGCATTGGTGACCTGGACCACCAAAGGCTGGTCGGCCGCCCTCCCGGCCACCACCACCTGCCGGTCGCCGGAGACATCCTGTCCCATGGGATCGGCGGCCTTGTGCAGGATCATCTGTGAAAAGCCCTGGCCGGCCATCATCAAAAAGGCCGGCAGCAGAAACTTTAGATTCCTGATTTGTATAAACCGGATACTATAAGGAAACCAGGAAGGACATGAATAATCTCTTGGTTTCATAGGTTCCTTATAACTTATTATTGGGGTTGCCGGATATCAGCGGGTCAGGTCCATCTCCACTACGAACGATCCCTGGTAGCCCAAGGCCTTGGCCCGGACCTTAAGATTGTCGGCATCCTGGCGGGTCAGGCAGTTTCCGGCCTGCACCTTGTAATAGGGCAGGGCTTCGGCGATGTAGATCTGCTGGTCCTTGAACTTCCAGCGGGCTTCCTCGGCCACCCGGCGGGCGTTCTCGATGGAGCCGGAGACGAACAACTGGACCCGCCATCCGTATACCTGGTTCACCGGGCCCTTGCTGCCGGAAGGTATTGTCATCCCGGAGTTATCCTGCGGAACCGGGGCTTCAGACTGGGGCGCCGGGGCCTGGGCGGCCGGCTGTTCCGGGAACGGCGTTTTGGCCGGGGCCTCGGCCACCGGCTCGGCCAGGGGCTTTTGAACTTCCTGCTTGTTGCCGAAACATCCCGCGAAAAGCAGGGGCAGGGCCGCAGCCAAAAGGATCTTGTGCTTCATCTAACTGGAACCTCCTGTGCTAAAATGCAAATATGTGAATGAGGATGCCGGGTATTTTTCCCTGGATCAGATCCCCTC from bacterium includes:
- a CDS encoding Na/Pi symporter: MILHKAADPMGQDVSGDRQVVVAGRAADQPLVVQVTNAKGEPLSGVKVLFDVAGGQAARLDSAQAITDVQGYARCRATSNTGPQPVYINAWLAAGPEQRVTFTLHSFLPHWWLFALLGSLGGVALFLFGLRFSSRGLQKAAGVKLKQMLWSLTDNSLMGMGVGALVTVIIQSSTATTVMLVSLTNAGLIGLRQVLGVILGADIGTTVTVQLIAFKLSDYSLILVALGFLLMTIAGKKAWRYYPQIMFGAGLIFFGLKLTSEAIAPLKVLPWFTQMFLHLDGNPLLGVLIGTAFTLLVHSSAATIGILLTLAFQGLIPLPAAIPVIIGANIGTCGSALVAAWGQTKEAVLVAWGHTIFKVGAGLLALILINPFTALVVRMGGETARQIANAHTLFNLAAALIFLPFLVPYEKLLRRIVPDQLDRQKAFGPKYLDERVLETPSLAIGQVSQEILRMADIVKGMLGRSMEALEKNDSLLQQQLVDEDDKVDLLEEAITPYVAKIAQQELSGDQSNRGIKLLYVVNDLEHIGDVISKNIWVHVR
- a CDS encoding SPOR domain-containing protein — protein: MKHKILLAAALPLLFAGCFGNKQEVQKPLAEPVAEAPAKTPFPEQPAAQAPAPQSEAPVPQDNSGMTIPSGSKGPVNQVYGWRVQLFVSGSIENARRVAEEARWKFKDQQIYIAEALPYYKVQAGNCLTRQDADNLKVRAKALGYQGSFVVEMDLTR